A DNA window from Natronogracilivirga saccharolytica contains the following coding sequences:
- a CDS encoding cupin domain-containing protein → MAHDIDMNEHFARTKPDRGILSETLFKNEHTSLVVMHLAPGEELNEHTSKFPVWIQTIEGDGKLKTPEEEYEMTPGGWIYLEPAEEHAVFPTSDAVLRFALIIMKKQ, encoded by the coding sequence ATGGCTCATGATATTGATATGAACGAACACTTTGCCCGGACCAAACCGGACCGGGGGATACTGAGTGAAACCCTTTTCAAAAATGAACACACTTCCCTGGTGGTGATGCATCTGGCACCGGGTGAGGAGCTGAATGAACACACTTCAAAGTTTCCGGTATGGATACAGACCATCGAAGGTGACGGAAAACTCAAGACGCCGGAGGAAGAGTACGAAATGACCCCCGGCGGATGGATCTATCTTGAACCTGCCGAAGAGCATGCGGTTTTTCCCACCTCGGATGCCGTGCTTCGCTTTGCCCTGATAATCATGAAGAAGCAGTAA